One Micromonas commoda chromosome 7, complete sequence genomic window carries:
- a CDS encoding predicted protein, with amino-acid sequence MACARLHAALMARAPPSAPSRACARDLGHRARTWSLRPHSRRRFASAAAAAADHDADDAAAAGARTIVLEAADAPRSPPEASAPRGAVVWFRQDLRLDDNQAFRAAVRAANRRGGEVLCLFVWSPDEEGNDEGASWAPGEASRVWLHHSLDALDRDIRRRYGGGGIRFAAGEHASAVAAAAADVNATAVFASARYEPAHVEGDARTRRALAEGGIELITLPGHLLFDRDKIRIDMERERYFFGTLMPFVHAAEKFGGEPGAPSPAPPTAPIAHDGSGGAGGVSTLASLGLIPPSDAARDWSAGLRAEWDMSESGASEAWAQFKRMGLAGYEATHGRCDLTHKSSTSLLSPYLRFGQLSPRRVYSELRDARFGTAVDGVEGRRLSRTFWHRLYRREFAYWQLGVFPQLAVTSWRSHYESRGDWRWPERDPAAAEDLRRWQKGETGFPVVDAGMRRLIRTGWMHQTERMLAATFLVDYLHIHWSHGARWFHDYLVDADLAINSMMWQNAGKSGLDQWDVFAGGLAPDGSARTHDPNGETIAQYVPELAGLPPGHLRHRPWEASAKTLANAGVTIGDTYPARIVPDVDAARARMLTGVLEVRAREVAKAAAAAAEHAGSRSDDRSDDSYDETSRRTDVLVDVFTGADYVVAPPGSTVAADGALFPLSTRKEFKRALAKAESGKLAAAMGAARDWALARLDVAATGAGARGAGGGRGCEPSADETGFARAADIGRKRSARAAAAGHSHSHSHSHGGHSHSHSHGGHSHAPGEAIGHAHVGHTHGGGAAGRRSGSRSQGRKTPRSTGGIEHRSSSWAKGGGSGRKAAKGLTAKEVERKKVKAGRREARELGRAWSSGLGVGDVEGYGDESSDWD; translated from the coding sequence ATGGCGTGCGCGAGGCTGCACGCGGCGCTGATGGCCCGCGCTCCCCCATCGGCACCCTCACGTGCGTGCGCCCGAGATTTGGGCCATcgggcgaggacgtggtCGCTCCGGCCCcattcgcgtcgtcgtttcgcgagcgccgccgccgccgccgcggaccacgacgccgacgatgccgccgccgcaggcgCGAGGACGATCGTTCTCGAGGCAGCGGACGCACCGAGATCCCCGCccgaggcgtccgcgccccgaGGCGCGGTGGTGTGGTTTCGTCAGGATCTGAGGCTGGACGACAACCAGGCGTTTCgcgccgcggttcgcgccgcgaacaggaggggcggcgaggtgctgTGCCTCTTCGTCTGGTccccggacgaggaggggAACGATGAGGGCGCCTCCTGGGCCCCGGGAGAGGCGTCGAGGGTGTGGCTGCACCATTCGTTGGACGCCCTGGATCGGGATATACGGCGCaggtacggcggcggcggcattcgcttcgccgcgggcgaacacgcctccgccgtcgcggcggccgccgccgacgtcaacgccaccgcggtgttCGCGAGTGCGAGGTACGAGCCGGCGCACGTGGAGGGCGACGCACGCACGAgacgcgcgctggcggagggCGGGATCGAGCTGATCACGCTGCCCGGTCACCTACTCTTCGATCGCGATAAGATTCGCATCGACATGGAACGGGAGCGGTACTTCTTCGGGACGCTCATGCCCTTCGTGCACGCCGCGGAAAAGTTCGGGGGCGAGCCCGGTGCCccatcccccgcgccgcccaccgcgcccatAGCCCATGATGGTTCGGGCGGCGCTGGTGGGGTGTCCACCCTGGCGTCGCTGGGTCTGATTCCGCCATccgacgcggctcgcgacTGGTCCGCCGGCTTGAGAGCCGAGTGGGACATGTCCGAgtcgggcgcgtccgaggcgtGGGCGCAGTTCAAGCGGATGGGTCTGGCCGGGTACGAGGCCACGCACGGCAGGTGCGATCTCACCCACAAATCGTCCACCTCTTTGCTTTCGCCGTACCTTCGGTTCGGTCAGCTCAGCCCGCGTCGGGTGTATTCggagctgcgcgacgcgcgtttcggcacagctgtggacggcgtcgaggggcgCAGGCTCAGCCGCACGTTCTGGCACAGGCTGTACAGGCGCGAGTTCGCGTACTGGCAGCTCGGGGTCTTCCCTCAGCTCGCGGTCACGTCGTGGCGGTCGCATTACGAGTCGCGGGGGGATTGGAGGTGGCCGGAACgtgacccggcggcggcggaggatttGCGTCGGTGGCAAAAAGGGGAGACGGGTTTCCCCGTGGTCGACGCGGGGATGCGGCGTTTAATTCGCACGGGCTGGATGCACCAGACCGAGCgcatgctcgccgcgacgttccTGGTGGACTACCTGCACATACACTGGTCCCACGGCGCGCGTTGGTTCCACGAttacctcgtcgacgccgacctcgccaTCAACTCGATGATGTGGCAAAACGCCGGCAAGAGCGGCCTCGACCAGTGGgacgtcttcgccggcgGCTTGGCTCCAGACGGCAGCGCCAGGACCCACGACCCTAACGGCGAGACCATCGCTCAGTACGTCCCGGAGCTCGCGGGTTTACCCCCCGGTCACCTGCGCCACAGGCCGTGGGAAGCGTCCGCCAAGACGCTGGCGAACGCGGGGGTTACCATCGGCGACACCTACCCGGCGAGGATCgtccccgacgtcgacgcggctcgagcgcgcatGCTGACCGGTGTCCTCGAGGtgcgggcgcgcgaggttgcgaaggcggccgccgcggccgccgagcaTGCCGGTTCACGTTCCGATGACCGTTCCGATGACAGTTACGACGAGACTAGCCGACGAACCGACGTGCTCGTCGACGTGTTCACGGGCGCCGAttacgtcgtcgcgccccccgggtccaccgtcgccgccgacggcgcacTCTTCCCGCTCTCCACGCGCAAAGAGTTCAAGCGGGCGCTGGCAAAGGCGGAGTCGGGGaaactcgcggcggcgatgggcgccgcCAGGGACTGGGCGCTGGCGCGGCTCGACGtggccgccaccggcgcgggggcgcgaggggcaggcggaggacgaggatgcgagccgagcgccgacgagaccggcttcgccagggcggcggacATCGGGCGGAAACGCTCGGCaagggccgccgccgccgggcactCGCACTCGCACTCGCACTCGCACGGGGGGCACTCCCACAGCCACAGCCACGGGGGGCACTCCCACGCGCCGGGGGAGGCAATCGGTCACGCGCACGTCGGGCAcacgcacggcggcggggcggcggggcgtcggtCGGGTTCGAGGTCGCAAGGTCGCaagacgccgaggtcgaccGGGGGCATCGAGCACAGGAGCAGCAGCTGGGccaagggcggcggcagcggtcGCAAGGCGGCGAAAGGTCTCACCGCCAAGGAGGTGGAGCGCAAGAAGGTCAAGGCTGGAcggagggaggcgagggagctcgGGCGCGCGTGGTCCTCGGggcttggcgtcggcgacgtggagggGTACGGAGACGAGTCCTCGGACTGGGACTGA
- a CDS encoding predicted protein: MRGKIVREAPGAYHAFLGTHLSSAKEDTATHRAGNVGVEHASVENLRNAVAGARRAACAGGSAGVSRREFSREDLERWGLCGPNSGAPDPRWSAFGGVGERRRLVGEYLGVGECDAKQLVRQLNLFFTRAEAEAALSMLPGEGESVPRKMTDGRADRMAKLNEDDEEEFDLYAYYPPGVAPPGFE, translated from the coding sequence ATGCGGGGGAAGATTGTCAGAgaggcgccgggcgcgtaTCACGCGTTTCTCGGGACGCACCTGAGctccgcgaaggaggacACGGCGACGCACAGGGCCGGGAACGTCGGGGTGGAGCACGCGTCGGTGGAGAACCTGAGgaacgcggtcgccggcgccaggagagcggcgtgcgcggggggAAGCGCCGGGGTATCGCGCCGCGAATTTAGCCGAGAAGATTTGGAACGGTGGGGTCTGTGCGGGCCGAACTCCGGGGCGCCGGATCCCCGGTGGAGCGCGTtcggcggggtcggggaGCGCCGAAGGCTGGTTGGGGAGTACCTGGGCGTCGGGGAGTGCGACGCGAAGCAGCTGGTGCGGCAGTTGAACCTCTTCttcacccgcgccgaggctgaggcggcgcTGTCGATGTTacccggcgagggcgagtcGGTGCCGCGGAAGATGACCGACGGCCGCGCGGACCGGATGGCCAAGCtgaacgaggacgacgaggaggagttcgACTTGTACGCGTATTACCCGCCGggggtggcgccgccggggttcgAGTAG
- a CDS encoding predicted protein yields the protein MSQYVARATGVAKQAAETFSKRVVPPAVDYYNATMARNAEYVVKDPAAVDKLGRQLVFSNLAKLPGMVEGARAEVNIVKQKWAGRMDLPMAEVGTAALFAGEVYAWFCVGEIIGRGGSLTGY from the exons ATGTCTCAGtacgtcgcccgcgcgacgggggtggccaagcaggcggcggagacgttCTCCAAGCGGGTCGTGCCCCCCGCCGTGGACTACTACAACGCCACCATGGCGAGGAACGCCGAGTACGTGGTGAaggatcccgccgcggtggacaagcTGGGCAGGCAGCTCGTGTTCTCGAACCTCGCGAAGCTCCCGGGCATGGTCGAGGGCGCTCGGGCGGAGGTGAACATCGTCAAGCAGAAGTGGGCGGGACGCATGGACCTCCCCATGGCCGAG GTTGGAaccgcggcgctcttcgcgggcgaggtTTACGCCTGGTTCTGCGTCGGGGAGAtcatcggccgcggcggctccctcACCGGCTACTAG
- a CDS encoding predicted protein has translation MVKMIESAEEFATLKKGDKPVLVDFTASWCGPCKKIGPFFEELAAKYPDVVFVKIDVDDLDDVAAECGISAMPTFQLYSNGVKVQEMTGADNDKLAAMAAAANDM, from the exons ATGGTTAAGATGATCGAGTCCGCCGAGGAGTTCGCCACCCTCAAGAAGGGCGACAAGCCG GTCCTCGTCGACTTCACCGCGTCCTGGTGCGGCCCGTGCAAGAAGATCGGCCCCTTCTTCGAGGAACTCGCCGCCAAGTACCCCGACGTGGTCTTTGTCAAgatcgacgtggacgacctcgacgacgtcgcggcggagtgcGGCATCTCCGCCATGCCCACCTTCCAGCTGTACTCCAACGGCGTCAAGGTGCAGGAGATGACCGGCGCCGACAACGATaagctcgccgccatggccgccgccgccaacgacATGTAA
- a CDS encoding predicted protein produces MFSACLPRREPLTADNFPSGPSAPESSRPAGAFDAPHACDASSSSLDDDGPHDRVCVIVNVRAPGAKTAVKRLKRLHGVEVLVMDSKSQERLLRRLEELLVGSDGNDARDKDDGHGRGGRIRFLAGGGDGTIAAAASLIALACERAGIAPELRAPVAPLPLGTGNELSRICGWGALYAGAPLERIVRDVSRAYLAKLDMWTATIAPNETEPFGGGFDDVHDGRRNESLSTQRTRERKFCCFFSVGFDAHISHRFTRRRERDPKSCATAWQNKAWYAYYGAAEFVAGGGRLLGEDGKPSVELWVDGRRIHVGRDLNSVQVFNIHSSADGVDFWGTNRASVKGELPDDAFAPPCVGDGMLEVVGTRGVSDLVAARGGFAHSRRLAQGRVVELRTSAAVAAQMDGETWVLPPSSVVITHAGSIPLCVGPGATRNLRPGLETSGGGGGGCLMRL; encoded by the coding sequence ATGTTCTCGGCGTGCctgccgcgccgcgagcccctGACCGCGGATAACTTTCCTTCCggcccgtccgcgcccgagtcgtcgcgtcccgcgggggcgttcgacgcgccccacgcgtgcgacgcgtcgagctcctcgctcgacgatgacggtCCGCACGATCGCGTGTGCGTGATCGTCAATGTCAGGGCGCCGGGAGCCAAGACCGCGGTGAAGCGCCTGAAGAGgctgcacggcgtcgaggtgctCGTCATGGACAGCAAGAGCCAGGAGCGGCTGCTACGCCGGCTGGAGGAGTTGCTGGTCGGGTCCGACGGgaacgacgcccgcgatAAAGATGATGggcacgggcgcggaggcCGAATCAGGTTCctggccggcggcggcgacggtaccatcgccgccgccgcctccctcatcgccctcgcgtgcgaacgcgcgggcATCGCCCCGGAACTCCGCGCCCCGGTCGCGCCCCTGCCCCTCGGCACCGGCAACGAGCTCAGCAGAATCTGCGGATGGGGAGCTTTGTACGCGGGCGCACCGCTCGAGAGAATCGTCCGAGACGTATCGCGCGCGTACCTCGCGAAGCTGGACATGTggaccgcgacgatcgccccGAACGAAACAGAgccgttcggcggcggcttcgacgacgtGCACGACGGGCGAAGAAACGAGTCACTCTCGACGCAAAGGACGCGAGAGCGAAAGTTTTGCTGCTTCTTCAGCGTCGGTTTCGACGCGCACATCTCGCACCGATTcacgcgtcgacgggaaCGGGACCCGAAGtcgtgcgccaccgcgtggcAGAACAAGGCGTGGTACGCCTactacggcgccgcggagtttgtcgccgggggcggacgcctcctcggcgaggacggcaaACCGTCGGTGGAGCTATGGGTGGATGGTCGGCGAATCCACGTGGGGCGGGACCTGAACAGCGTGCAGGTGTTCAACATCCACAGCAGCGCGGACGGGGTGGATTTCTGGGGCACGAACAGGGCGAGCGTCAAGGGGGAGCttcccgacgacgcgttcgcgccgccgtgcgtcGGGGACGGGATGCTCGAGGTGGTTGGCACCCGCGGCGTGTCCGACCTGGTCGCCGCCAGGGGCGGCTTCGCGCACTCGAGGCGGCTGGCGCAGGGACGAGTCGTGGAGttgcggacgagcgcggcggtggcggcgcagATGGACGGGGAGACGTGGGTgctgccgccgagctcggtgGTGATAACGCACGCGGGGAGTATACCGCTGTGCGTGGGACCCGGGGCGACCAGGAACCTGCGGCCCGGGCTGGAGacgtcgggcggcggaggaggggggTGCCTGATGAGACTGTGA
- a CDS encoding predicted protein codes for MIHFALLFSRQGKVRLSKYYKPYSQKERAKMVKEVTTQILARPSKLCNVVEHRNLKLVYRRYASLYFCLAVDDTENELIVLEIIQHYVEILDKYFGNVCELDLIFNFHKAYYILDEVLVAGELQETSKKLIARLVADQDQLVEAAKIGAVEADGTPLQNP; via the coding sequence ATGATCCACTTCGCGCTCCTGTTCAGCCGGCAGGGCAAGGTCCGTCTGAGCAAGTACTACAAGCCGTACTCGcagaaggagcgcgcgaagATGGTGAAGGAGGTGACGACGCAGATCCTCGCGCGGCCGTCGAAGCTCTGCAACGTGGTGGAGCATCGTAACCTGAAGCTCGTGTACCGCCGGTACGCGTCGCTCTACTTCTgcctcgccgtggacgacACCGAGAACGAGCTCATCGTCCTGGAGATCATCCAGCACTACGTCGAGATTCTCGACAAGTACTTCGGAAACGTGTGCGAGCTCGACCTCATCTTCAACTTTCACAAGGCGTACTACATCCTGGACGAGGTGCTGGTCGCCGGTGAGCTGCAGGAGACGAGCAAGAAGCTCATCGCTCGGCTGGTGGCGGACCAGGACCAGCTggtggaggcggccaagattggcgcggtggaggcggacgGGACACCGCTCCAGAATCCCtag
- a CDS encoding predicted protein translates to MDDSDLGFVDTVAGKLKKRKAVETPEQIEAEKRRREEEARAKIEREARLAAKLEKENVKWKQVWPEGDLLQCYACVRRSGVGLCEWVNSKHQKVPRQFHPIMRVPMCDACYIHYHNQDFQVNWNEESGKMEHDTCRLCATEGHLVFCGNPECAQAFCQDCILRMVGQEDLDEILERDPWVCFCCEPKPIEHLEVRWE, encoded by the coding sequence ATGGATGATTCTGATCTTGGGTTTGTGGACACTGTGGCCGGAAAGCTGAAGAAGCGCAAGGCAGTTGAAACCCCGGAACAGATCGAGGCCGAGAAGAGAAGGAGAGAAGAAGAGGCCAGGGCCAAGATCGAGCGAGAAGCCAGGCTGGCGGCTAAGCTCGAGAAGGAGAATGTCAAATGGAAACAGGTCTGGCCGGAGGGTGACCTCCTGCAATGCTACGCATGCGTACGCCGCTCCGGCGTTGGGCTTTGCGAGTGGGTCAACTCCAAGCACCAGAAGGTTCCGCGACAATTTCATCCCATCATGCGCGTCCCGATGTGCGATGCCTGCTACATTCATTATCACAATCAAGATTTCCAGGTAAACTGGAACGAGGAATCCGGGAAGATGGAGCACGATACCTGCCGCCTCTGTGCGACGGAAGGGCACCTTGTTTTTTGTGGCAACCCCGAGTGCGCGCAGGCGTTTTGCCAGGACTGCATATTACGAATGGTGGGGCAGGAGGATCTGGACGAGATCCTCGAACGCGACCCGTGGGTTTGCTTCTGCTGCGAGCCCAAGCCGATCGAGCACCTCGAGGTTCGCTGGGAgtga
- a CDS encoding predicted protein: protein MPRATRARAAKGALREKTDGETNVVSPSPDAKAVGAVKAVAAAATDAAEAVEEEWSMEREFREIDEELDKRCGEIMKNAEDFVVMIRKQLKKEIVKIPKKIRSMSLKEFFEKYGDDLGEEMLTDVKVRLGLLPPDAARCLAPPPASPAKPVGDGETNPAPMPPPPPKTAPPPPASTAPKPHASMPPPLPVFNAKDAAGDAAVAATPAGKRAKTGGLSDDVGGSFAVPSTPKGAGVAGITRTNAGGPKIAVAQTPGTKRRVKRGEMLYSANGSPLGAVDGGASDEESPVVGAAPPPSAVKKITMSVRKRAREEDAARGDGGTGGMGGGGEGVGGGEDFAGLVIQTDDGSEIDLGALDADPDKEGAEKALGVLQNLQANVAAMMAKLQGKQQQE from the exons atgccgcgagcgacgcgcgcgcgtgcggcgaagggcgcccTGCGCGAGAAGACCGACGGCGAGACAAACGTGgtctccccgtcgcccgatGCGAAAGCCGTTGGGGCGGTCaaggcggtcgcggcggcagcgacggacgcggctgAGGCTGTCGAAGAGGAGTGGTCCATGGAGAGAGAGTTCCGGGAGATTGACGAAGAAT TGGATAAGCGATGCGGGGAGATCATGAAGAACGCCGAGGACTTCGTGGTGATGATCCGCAAGCAACTCAAGAAGGAGATCGTCAAGATTCCCAAGAAG ATCCGAAGCATGTCCCTGAAGGAATTCTTCGAAAAGTACGGagacgacctcggcgaggagatgCTCACGGACGTCAAGgtccgcctcgggctcctcccGCCGGATGCGGCAAGgtgcctcgcgccgccgcccgcctcgcccgcgaagccggttggcgacggcgagacgaatccggcgccgatgccgcccccgccgccgaaaaccgcgcccccgccgcccgcctccaccgcgccgaagccgcacgcgtcgatgccgccccCGCTCCCCGTGTTCAACGCCAAGGatgcggcgggcgacgcggcggtggcggcgactcCCGCGGGGAAGCGGGCCAAAACCGGCGGcctctccgacgacgtcggcggttCCTTCGCCGTGCCGAGCACTCCCAAGGgtgcgggcgtcgccggaaTTACCCGTACCAACGCCGGGGGCCCGAagatcgccgtcgcgcagaCCCCGGGCACGAAGCGACGGGTCAAGCGGGGGGAGATGCTCTACTCCGCAAACGGGTCGCCGCTCGGAGCTGTGGACGGGGGAGCGTCCGATGAAGAgtcccccgtcgtcggcgccgcgccgccgccgtcggcggtgaagaAGATCACGATGAGCGTCCggaagcgcgcgagggaggaggacgcggcgcgaggagacgGGGGAACGGGAGGAatgggaggaggaggcgagggcgtcggcggcggggaggattTCGCCGGCTTGGTGATTCAGACGGATGACGGTTCGGAGATTGACCTCGGCGCTCTCGACGCGGATCCCGAcaaggagggcgcggagaaggcgctcgGGGTGCTCCAGAACCTGCAGGCGAACGTGGCGGCCATGATGGCCAAGCTGCAGGGCAAGCAGCAGCAGGAGTGA
- a CDS encoding predicted protein has translation MASSAAPFAAPFAVRGTPATNPGRRPSRAGAHRRSRGSRAPRAAVAAPAVSWPDGTGRAELGGVLAEASVVNLGKRGEIATGLPFLDHMIDQLTSHCQLGVSVVVSKDGVPCVPCVDASGDDDETVAVAAGFALGRALAQMLAPGIDAVADGAVPSNAATAEFASPLDEAYSTCVISLTVPGQGALAFDLAPYGPGAGRERIGKYRTSLTEPFWRAVVEASGLSVSLTKRRGDNAHHIVEATFKSFARCLRKCMDQVEGIDVTEMNERLDGVTRAAGKARSTKETTIDVRLDLDGSAAASAVSTGIKTLDALLGSIANEGGVQLNVDATGDLWIDDHHTTEDVAITVGQVLNESLGDKAGCNRMGRADASVLDGEDSADADAAVVEVVMDLSNRPFLANGLEFRDEFIGDLSAEMIDHMFMSIAANGQMTVHVVEHSKGRSDADLAEASARAFGRCLRQCIAVDPRRAGQVASSKGTLSV, from the coding sequence ATGGcatcatccgccgcgccgttcgcggcgccgttcgccgtTCGCGGGACCCCCGCGACGAACCCCGGGAGGCGgccctcccgcgccggggcgcaCCGCCGATCccgaggatcgcgcgcgccccgagccgccgtcgcggcgcccgcggtgtcctggcccgacggcaccggccGCGCCGAGTtgggcggcgtcctcgccgaggcgtcggTGGTTAACCTCGGCAAGAGGGGCGAGATCGCCACCGGCCTGCCCTTCCTGGACCACATGATCGACCAGCTCACCTCCCACTGCCAGCtcggcgtctccgtcgtcgtctccaaGGACGGCGTCCCGTGCGTTccgtgcgtcgacgcgtcgggcgacgacgacgagaccgtcgccgtcgccgcgggcttcgccctcggccgcgcgctcgcgcagatGCTCGCCCcgggcatcgacgccgtcgccgatggcGCCGTCCCGTCCaacgcggccaccgcggaattcgcgtcgcccctcgaCGAGGCCTACTCGACGTGCGTCATCTCCCTCACCGTCCCCGGGCAgggcgccctcgcgttcgacctcgcgccctacggccccggcgccggacgcgagcgcatcGGCAAGTACCGAACTAGCCTCACCGAGCCCTTctggcgcgccgtcgtcgaggcttCGGGGCTGAGCGTCTCGCTAAcgaagcggcgcggcgacaaCGCGCACCACATCGTGGAGGCGACGTTCAAGTCGTTCGCGCGGTGCCTTCGCAAGTGTATGGACCAGGTGGAGGGGATCGACGTGACGGAGATGAACGAGCGGCTGGACGGGGTCACGAGGGCCGCGGGCAAGGCGAGGAGCACGAAGGAGACGACCATCGACGTGAGGCTCGACCTGgacgggtccgccgccgcgtccgccgtctccaccgGGATCAAAACCctggacgcgctcctcgggtccatcgcgaacgagggcggcgtgcagctgaacgtcgacgccaccggGGACCTCTGGATCGACGACCACCACACCACCGAGGACGTGGCCATCACGGTTGGGCAGGTTCTGAACGAATCCCTGGGCGATAAAGCCGGGTGCAACCGCAtgggacgcgcggacgcgagcgtcctcgacggcgaggacagcgcggacgcggacgcggcggtggtggaggtGGTGATGGACCTGAGCAACAGGCCGTTCCTCGCCAACGGGCTGGAGTTCAGGGACGAGTTCATCGGTGACTTGAGCGCCGAGATGATCGACCACATGTTCATGTCCATCGCGGCCAACGGCCAGATGACGGTGCACGTGGTGGAGCACAGCAAGGggaggagcgacgcggacctcgcggaggcgtccgcgagggcctTCGGTCGGTGCCTGAGGCAGTGCATCGCGGTGGACccgaggcgcgccgggcAGGTCGCGAGCAGCAAGGGGACTCTCTCCGTGTGA
- a CDS encoding predicted protein produces MRGEASEPVVLANAAARVACGSLSMLFIFTMVAFTTLRVFGLKRVLVPRSGMIGVGVFWTIASSTYAVIWHDDPTTIAPCQPLHALLVNLPQQAVFLLSLRMRRLVTTWGAIRLFGTFAIGVVLLNVAHEFAHGERETIAGAPKKDGSVEVLDVTDATVNLFVAFARAAAGLLLVQGSSEREGANSAPRKTTGSPQELCLASCWCVMLVLMSLPRFGNESPWGDPLGGARARGAGGVKAGERAWVVWYGFKASLYVLAQWGGLLAVKLSPSRLLDKVNSERDREKEKADAKKRN; encoded by the coding sequence ATGCGCGGGGAGGCGAGCGAGCCGGTGGtgctcgcgaacgccgccgcgcgcgtggcgtgcGGGTCCCTGTCCATGCTCTTCATCTTCACCATGGTGGCCTTCACGACGCTCAGGGTCTTCGGCCTCAAGCGGGTATTGGTGCCCAGATCGGGCATGATCGGCGTCGGTGTTTTTTGGACCATCGCGAGCTCGACCTACGCGGTGATATGGCACGACGATCCCACGACGATTGCGCCGTGCCAGCCACTgcacgcgctcctcgtcaaCCTGCCGCAGCAGGCGGTGTTCCTCCTCTCCCTGCGAATGCGTCGCCTCGTCACAACCTGGGGCGCCATCCGGCTCTTCGGCACGTTCGCGATTGGAGTCGTCCTCCTCAACGTCGCGCACGAGTTCGCCCACGGCGAGAGGGAGACcatcgcgggggcgcccaAGAAGGACGGCAGCGTGGAGGTGCTGGACGTCACGGACGCGACCGTCAACCTCTTCGTGGCGTTCGCCAGGGCAGCCGCGGGATTGTTGCTGGTGCAGGGAAGCTCCGAGCGAGAGGGCGCGAACTCGGCCCCTCGCAAAACCACCGGGAGTCCGCAGGAGCTGTGCCTGGCGTCGTGCTGGTGCGTGATGCTGGTGCTGATGTCCCTGCCGAGGTTCGGGAACGAGTCGCCGTGGGGCGATCCGCTGgggggggcgagggcgaggggggcgggcggcgtcaaggctggcgagcgcgcgtggGTGGTCTGGTACGGGTTCAAGGCGTCCCTGTACGTCCTGGCGCAGTGGGGCGGGCTGCTGGCGGTGAAgctgtcgccgtcgaggctgcTGGACAAGGTAAACTCGGAGCGCGAcagggagaaggagaaggctgACGCCAAGAAACGGAATTAG